A part of Ornithodoros turicata isolate Travis unplaced genomic scaffold, ASM3712646v1 Chromosome11, whole genome shotgun sequence genomic DNA contains:
- the LOC135371401 gene encoding uncharacterized protein LOC135371401, which produces MVELTFIASTTGDPRRSTFTTCAAISPAVNAMACTGDHLAPPAATLAAHPAAPPAIFGLRLQLWFAHVAVLFADRHITSQLSEFGYILAHLPPETAAEVRDLIIRPHAEHLYDTLRDELIRRTTLSSENRIRQLLTSEELGDRRPTQLLCRMRELAGNPTAEDALLRELFLQRLPHNIRMILASSEHVSLDDQAKMADRIMELAGNPVLGTVANLSPTTAAPSPDPTIAMLTASLHQLRSTVAVLAERVAAIQPR; this is translated from the coding sequence ATGGTAGAGCTCACTTTCATAGCCtccacaactggtgacccgagaCGTTCTACCTTCACCACCTGCGCAGCTATCTCTCCTGCCGTCAACGCCATGGCCTGCACCGGTGACCACCTCGCTCCACCGGCGGCGACCCTTGCAGCGCATCCCGCAGCGCCTCCCGCCATTTTCGGTCTCCGACTGCAGCTATGGTTCGCCCACGTTGCAGTTCTCTTCGCTGACCGTCACATCACTTCGCAGCTCTCCGAGTTCGGGTACATCCTCGCCCACCTGCCGCCCGAGACCGCGGCGGAGGTCCGCGATCTCATCATTCGGCCTCACGCTGAGCACCTGTACGATACCTTACGCGACGAGCTCATTCGACGCACGACTCTGTCCTCGGAAAACCGCATTCGGCAGCTCCTTACATCAGAAGAGCTTGGCGACCGCCGCCCCACTCAGCTCTTATGCCGGATGCGCGAGCTCGCTGGTAACCCCACCGCCGAAGACGCCCTCCTCCGCGAGCTTTTCCTGCAGCGACTGCCTCACAACATCAGAATGATCCTCGCCTCGTCCGAGCATGTCTCCCTCGACGACCAAGCGAAGATGGCAGATCGCATTATGGAGCTCGCAGGTAACCCGGTACTGGGCACTGTTGCGAATCTTAGCCCGACCACCGCCGCACCTTCTCCCGATCCCACTATCGCAATGCTAACGGCCTCTCTCCACCAACTCCGGAGCACTGTTGCCGTTTTGGCGGAACGTGTGGCCGCCATCCAACCTCGCTGA